The proteins below come from a single Streptococcus hyointestinalis genomic window:
- a CDS encoding YlbF family regulator, with protein sequence MTDLERATKKLASQLQNHPSVLAYQKAEEQLEELPELKEDVIQMKAYQQAFVLYQKIHKEKAAKQAGDKADVLSQTLETSPLVADYRQKMQDASDLLQYVTQRLEDRINEELGNGK encoded by the coding sequence ATGACAGATCTAGAGAGAGCGACAAAAAAGCTCGCCAGTCAACTACAGAACCACCCAAGTGTTTTAGCTTATCAAAAGGCAGAGGAGCAGCTAGAGGAGTTGCCTGAACTCAAAGAGGATGTCATCCAGATGAAAGCTTACCAGCAAGCTTTTGTCCTGTATCAGAAAATTCATAAGGAAAAGGCTGCAAAACAAGCGGGTGATAAGGCTGATGTTCTGAGTCAAACTTTAGAAACAAGCCCGCTTGTTGCGGACTATCGGCAAAAAATGCAGGATGCAAGTGATTTATTGCAGTACGTGACGCAGCGCTTAGAAGATAGAATTAACGAGGAGTTGGGAAATGGCAAGTAG
- the argR gene encoding arginine repressor — protein MNKKDRQERIIRLIQEGNIGTQEEIKRYLQDDGISVTQATLSRDLRELGLLKLRNSDGKLYYSLSTQTNPQLDPAIYSYVKKLERAGFMLVIHTNLGEADVLANIIDAENNDTILGTVAGADTLLVICKDEMVASRLEKEIRAQK, from the coding sequence ATGAATAAAAAAGATCGACAAGAGCGTATTATACGGCTCATCCAAGAAGGTAATATCGGCACACAAGAAGAAATCAAACGCTATTTGCAAGACGATGGTATCTCTGTCACACAGGCGACCTTGTCACGTGACTTGCGTGAGCTTGGGCTCTTAAAACTACGTAATAGCGACGGTAAGCTTTACTACAGCCTATCAACACAGACCAACCCACAGCTGGATCCAGCGATTTACTCTTATGTTAAAAAGCTAGAGCGTGCTGGATTTATGCTGGTCATCCACACCAATCTCGGTGAGGCTGATGTCTTAGCCAATATCATCGATGCTGAAAATAACGACACGATTTTAGGTACAGTTGCAGGAGCGGATACGCTGCTTGTGATTTGTAAGGATGAGATGGTAGCGTCTCGCCTTGAAAAGGAAATCAGAGCCCAAAAATGA